From the Streptococcus oralis ATCC 35037 genome, one window contains:
- a CDS encoding glycosyltransferase: protein MPEKQKISVLMSVYVKENPTFLRDAIKSVQNQTLKPSELVLVEDGPLTPELYQVLDEVEAQSDIPVKRCPLEQNQGLGLALRYGVLQCQYDIIARMDTDDLAVPARFEKQLQLMEKEDLDLLGGHIAEFIDNPDEIVSYRRVPTQHADIVAYQRMRSAFNHMTVMFKKGMVLKAGNYEDGLYMEDDLLWLNMIAAGAKTGNLDQILCKVRVGAGMFERRGGLRYLKLYRQARQRMLERGQISYMEYAKSVAIQAIVALCPGFVRQFIFVKLLRKRK, encoded by the coding sequence GTGCCTGAAAAGCAAAAAATCAGCGTCTTGATGTCGGTCTATGTAAAGGAAAATCCGACGTTTTTAAGAGATGCTATCAAAAGTGTTCAAAACCAGACCTTGAAACCGAGCGAACTTGTTCTTGTTGAGGACGGGCCGCTCACACCCGAACTCTATCAGGTGCTAGATGAAGTGGAAGCTCAGTCAGACATTCCAGTTAAACGGTGCCCCTTAGAACAAAACCAAGGTTTAGGCTTGGCTCTTCGATACGGTGTTTTACAGTGCCAGTATGACATTATTGCTCGCATGGATACGGATGATTTAGCCGTTCCGGCTCGTTTTGAGAAACAGCTTCAGCTAATGGAGAAAGAAGATCTCGATCTCTTAGGTGGGCATATCGCAGAGTTCATTGACAATCCAGATGAGATTGTGTCTTATCGTCGTGTTCCAACTCAGCATGCAGACATTGTGGCTTATCAGAGAATGAGAAGCGCCTTTAACCATATGACAGTCATGTTCAAAAAGGGCATGGTCCTCAAGGCAGGCAACTATGAAGATGGCCTTTACATGGAGGATGACCTCCTTTGGCTCAATATGATTGCTGCAGGTGCCAAGACTGGGAACCTAGATCAAATCTTGTGTAAGGTTCGTGTCGGTGCAGGGATGTTTGAGCGTCGAGGTGGTTTGCGTTACCTTAAACTCTATCGTCAAGCTCGCCAACGGATGCTTGAGCGAGGGCAAATTTCTTACATGGAATATGCTAAAAGTGTAGCCATTCAGGCCATTGTTGCACTTTGTCCAGGCTTTGTACGTCAGTTTATCTTCGTCAAACTTTTAAGAAAGAGAAAGTAA
- a CDS encoding CynX/NimT family MFS transporter yields the protein MKKQSLFFVLGIVLIGTVLRSPFTALPTILGDIAQGLGVEVSSLGILTSLPLLMFALFSAFASRLAQKIGLEHLFTYCLLLLTVGSVIRIFNLPLLYLGTLIVGASIAIFNVLLPSMIQANQPQKISFLTTLYVTAMGISSAIASYLSVPITQASSWKGLILVLSFLCLVTLLVWLPNHRHNHHLESQKEKQVKENILKSKDVWAIIVFGGLQSLLFYTSMTWLPTMAISAGLFNSDAALLASIFSLISIPFSMTVPSLTTRLSNGHRRIMLAIISIAGMIGIAMLLYPANNFLYWLVVHLLIGTACSALFPYLMVCFSLKTSSPEKTAQLSGLAQTGGYILAAFGPTLFGYSFDLFQSWIPAVLALLAIDIIMTISLFMVDRADKIL from the coding sequence ATGAAAAAACAATCACTCTTTTTTGTTCTAGGAATTGTCTTAATCGGGACCGTTTTACGCTCTCCTTTTACTGCTCTTCCAACTATTTTAGGAGATATCGCTCAGGGACTAGGAGTGGAGGTTAGTTCTCTTGGGATTTTAACCAGTCTCCCTCTCTTGATGTTTGCTCTTTTCTCTGCTTTTGCGAGCCGCTTGGCACAAAAAATCGGGTTGGAACACCTCTTTACTTACTGTCTCCTCCTCTTAACTGTTGGCTCTGTCATTCGGATTTTCAATCTTCCCCTTCTCTATCTAGGGACCCTAATTGTGGGAGCAAGCATTGCGATCTTCAATGTACTCCTCCCAAGTATGATTCAGGCAAATCAGCCTCAAAAGATTAGTTTCCTAACAACTCTCTATGTCACTGCCATGGGAATTTCGTCAGCCATCGCTTCTTATCTTTCGGTCCCTATCACCCAAGCTAGTTCTTGGAAGGGCCTCATCCTCGTTCTCAGCTTTCTCTGTCTAGTCACTCTGCTAGTCTGGTTGCCAAATCATCGCCACAACCACCACCTAGAAAGCCAGAAAGAAAAGCAAGTCAAAGAGAATATTCTAAAAAGTAAAGATGTCTGGGCTATCATTGTCTTTGGCGGTCTTCAGTCCTTGCTCTTTTATACGAGCATGACCTGGTTGCCAACTATGGCTATTAGTGCTGGTCTTTTTAATAGCGATGCTGCTCTTCTGGCTTCTATCTTCTCGCTGATCAGCATTCCTTTTTCGATGACTGTTCCAAGTCTGACGACTCGTCTATCAAATGGTCACCGTCGAATCATGCTGGCAATTATCTCTATCGCTGGTATGATAGGAATTGCTATGCTCTTGTATCCAGCCAATAATTTCCTCTACTGGTTAGTCGTCCATCTCTTGATTGGGACTGCCTGCAGTGCTCTCTTTCCCTACCTCATGGTTTGCTTCTCTCTTAAAACCAGCTCACCTGAAAAGACTGCGCAACTCTCAGGTCTAGCGCAAACAGGGGGCTACATCTTGGCGGCCTTTGGTCCTACCTTGTTTGGTTATAGTTTTGATCTTTTCCAATCTTGGATTCCAGCGGTTCTTGCCCTTCTAGCCATCGATATCATCATGACGATCTCACTCTTTATGGTGGATCGGGCTGATAAAATCCTCTAA
- a CDS encoding PadR family transcriptional regulator, giving the protein MYFPTSSALIEFLILAVLEQGDSYGYEISQTIKLIANIKESTLYPILKKLEASGFLTTYSREFQGRMRKYYSLTNRGVEQLVTLKEEWTLYTDTVNGIIEGSIRHDKN; this is encoded by the coding sequence ATGTACTTCCCAACATCCTCTGCCTTGATTGAGTTTCTCATCTTGGCTGTACTGGAGCAGGGGGATTCTTATGGTTATGAGATTAGCCAAACCATTAAACTCATCGCCAATATCAAAGAATCTACGCTCTATCCCATTCTCAAAAAATTGGAAGCCAGTGGCTTTCTGACCACCTACTCTAGAGAGTTTCAGGGGCGTATGCGCAAATACTACTCCTTGACCAATCGGGGCGTAGAGCAGCTCGTTACTCTAAAGGAAGAGTGGACGCTCTATACCGACACCGTCAACGGCATCATAGAAGGGAGTATCCGCCATGACAAGAACTGA
- a CDS encoding DUF1700 domain-containing protein, translated as MTRTDYLTQLETYLHKLPEADRIEAMDYFKELFDDAGPEGEEELIASLGTPKEAAHDVLSNLLDKKVNEAPAQKNDRQLLHIALLALLAAPIGIPVGIAIILTIIGLFIAATSVILAFFTVSVTGILLGGLFIVESFSVLVEAKSAFILIFGAGLLAIGASSLVLLGISYVARFFGLLVVRLVQWILKKGKRGDRHA; from the coding sequence ATGACAAGAACTGACTATCTGACTCAGTTAGAAACCTATCTCCATAAACTACCTGAAGCTGACCGCATCGAAGCCATGGACTACTTTAAGGAACTATTTGACGATGCAGGTCCAGAGGGCGAAGAAGAACTCATTGCCAGTCTAGGAACCCCAAAAGAAGCCGCTCATGATGTCCTCTCTAACCTCCTCGATAAAAAAGTTAATGAGGCACCTGCTCAAAAGAATGACCGTCAACTGCTACACATTGCCCTACTTGCCTTACTAGCAGCCCCTATCGGAATTCCTGTTGGAATTGCAATTATCTTAACCATTATCGGGCTTTTTATCGCAGCCACCTCCGTCATTCTAGCATTCTTTACCGTCTCTGTGACGGGTATCCTACTGGGCGGACTCTTTATCGTAGAGAGCTTTAGTGTCCTAGTCGAAGCCAAATCTGCCTTTATCTTGATTTTCGGGGCTGGTTTGCTTGCTATCGGTGCTTCTTCTCTTGTTCTACTAGGCATCTCCTATGTAGCTCGTTTCTTTGGGCTCCTGGTCGTCCGCTTGGTGCAATGGATTCTTAAAAAAGGAAAGAGAGGTGACAGACATGCGTAA
- a CDS encoding DUF4097 family beta strand repeat-containing protein, with protein MRKLTKGFLIFGVVSTILGFIMIIVGAQSNGIQSLLAMSKDPVYDNRIEEVTFGNEVEKLDLTLEEHSLTITESVDDKIHITYHPSVSGRHDLTTGMSDKTLSVTDKQASQHRFLGSGIEGLLRIASNYSHRFDEVILSLPKGRRLQAITVSANRGQTTIRQANLENATIKTKGYLLRLTESSIKNSTLTTPHIINIFDTELTDSQVKTEGAHIYAENIQVHGKVELEAHSTLNLILSQKETDRINLDISSQHGGIYRKPKEEHRGQKENELANPYKTERADIKDLLIAKANQDIYLPKEEYSSPSRNH; from the coding sequence ATGCGTAAATTGACAAAAGGATTTCTCATTTTTGGTGTGGTTTCCACAATCCTTGGTTTTATCATGATCATTGTAGGCGCCCAGTCCAATGGTATTCAAAGTTTGCTTGCCATGTCAAAAGACCCCGTCTATGACAATCGTATCGAAGAAGTGACCTTTGGAAATGAAGTGGAAAAACTTGATTTGACCCTTGAAGAACACAGCCTAACCATCACAGAGTCTGTAGATGACAAGATCCATATCACCTATCATCCTTCCGTGTCTGGTCGTCACGATCTGACTACTGGCATGAGTGACAAAACACTAAGCGTCACTGACAAACAAGCCTCCCAACATCGCTTTCTAGGTTCAGGAATCGAAGGCCTACTTCGTATTGCCAGCAATTATTCTCACCGTTTTGACGAAGTCATTCTCTCCCTCCCCAAAGGAAGAAGGCTGCAAGCTATCACCGTCTCAGCCAATCGTGGACAAACCACTATTCGTCAAGCCAATCTTGAAAATGCGACAATCAAAACAAAAGGCTACCTCTTAAGACTAACTGAAAGTTCTATCAAGAACAGCACACTAACGACACCTCATATCATCAATATCTTTGATACCGAATTGACAGATAGTCAGGTCAAGACGGAGGGAGCACACATCTATGCTGAAAATATCCAAGTTCACGGCAAGGTCGAGCTAGAGGCTCATTCAACTCTAAACCTCATTCTCTCCCAGAAAGAGACCGACCGTATCAATCTAGATATTTCTTCTCAGCATGGCGGTATCTATCGTAAACCCAAAGAAGAACATCGTGGACAAAAAGAGAATGAACTTGCCAACCCTTATAAAACGGAAAGAGCAGATATCAAGGACCTGCTCATTGCAAAAGCCAACCAGGATATCTACCTACCTAAAGAAGAGTACTCTTCTCCATCTAGAAACCATTGA
- a CDS encoding DUF6574 domain-containing protein produces MTQEWFESADLEKKSPQTKSEIQPNEPETSETVETELQVSQETSVSPKESETHEEETPEMTEETQTEEEGEGKTEEEHKQENPAKEKSILSKALESPYIPDIDPRKTARFKEEIALFWTWLLDAIQEPTASKNTDQKHRYSVFALLTLLSSINLFFSIYHIKHLYYGYMASIANSLPNQLPPLDLFAGLSILVASALFYFSIILGGFTVRRVLDQESDFTFQEACDRYSRLFAIPLVLTALASFFALFGSLRFAGILTLLSMTIFALGNLFVISKPSKASSLDPFYRFLLAVLLDGAILLPFFIAELALTVDYLRILTFF; encoded by the coding sequence ATGACACAAGAATGGTTTGAAAGTGCCGATCTTGAGAAGAAATCACCTCAGACAAAATCAGAAATCCAGCCCAACGAGCCTGAGACTTCAGAAACTGTGGAGACCGAACTACAAGTAAGCCAAGAAACATCTGTCTCACCTAAAGAGTCGGAAACGCATGAGGAGGAAACTCCCGAAATGACTGAGGAAACCCAAACCGAGGAAGAGGGAGAAGGGAAAACTGAAGAGGAACACAAGCAAGAAAACCCTGCAAAAGAGAAAAGTATCCTCAGCAAGGCTTTAGAAAGCCCCTATATCCCAGATATTGACCCTCGTAAAACAGCCAGATTCAAAGAAGAAATCGCACTGTTTTGGACTTGGCTGCTGGATGCTATCCAAGAACCAACTGCCAGCAAGAATACGGACCAAAAGCATCGTTACAGTGTCTTTGCCCTGCTCACCTTGCTGTCGTCAATCAACCTTTTCTTTAGTATCTATCATATCAAGCACCTCTACTACGGCTATATGGCCTCTATTGCCAATAGTTTACCTAACCAGCTCCCACCTTTAGATCTCTTTGCTGGACTTTCTATCTTGGTCGCTAGCGCTCTATTTTACTTTTCCATCATTTTGGGAGGCTTTACTGTCCGACGTGTACTGGACCAGGAGAGCGACTTCACATTCCAAGAAGCTTGCGATCGTTACAGCCGACTCTTTGCTATCCCGCTTGTCTTAACGGCTCTAGCAAGTTTCTTTGCACTTTTTGGCAGCTTGCGATTCGCTGGCATCCTCACTCTTCTAAGCATGACCATCTTTGCCCTTGGCAATCTCTTTGTGATTAGCAAGCCAAGTAAGGCTAGTAGCCTTGACCCATTTTATCGTTTCTTGCTAGCTGTCTTACTTGATGGCGCTATTCTCTTACCCTTCTTCATTGCAGAGCTCGCGCTGACAGTTGACTACCTTCGCATCCTGACATTCTTTTAA
- a CDS encoding DUF4299 family protein, translated as MAKTFFIPNKESILGQQEVLTAKSILALVEGLESHSYDAVYLRQPLNRLEYIECGIVGQSQFLFKVNYADSRKGYQVVIPDFLTRADWEIVETLLQALSGKLGEAVEGLEDFDFEAYFRQTVKQYLADKAVRLVYCQGLLSPIYLNKEYLESFLAEDGLAHFEELVKKVQGSDAYLASVKFYPDAQGKVHGIYHLAQGVKTILPKEPIVPVPYTEQLAGKELVWEIDLVKISGDGSKAEDYESIARLDYARFLESLPEAFYQQLDANQLEVQAILGKNFEELAAVK; from the coding sequence ATGGCGAAAACATTTTTTATCCCAAATAAAGAAAGTATTCTAGGACAACAGGAGGTCTTGACTGCCAAGTCCATCTTGGCCTTGGTGGAGGGCTTGGAGTCACACAGTTATGATGCGGTCTATCTCCGTCAGCCCCTCAATCGTCTCGAGTATATCGAGTGTGGGATTGTAGGCCAGTCGCAATTTCTCTTCAAGGTGAACTATGCGGATAGTCGAAAAGGTTATCAAGTGGTGATTCCAGATTTTCTTACTAGAGCAGACTGGGAGATTGTAGAGACTCTCCTCCAGGCCCTATCTGGCAAGTTGGGGGAAGCGGTAGAAGGGCTAGAAGACTTTGACTTTGAAGCTTATTTCCGACAAACGGTCAAGCAATATTTAGCGGATAAGGCAGTTCGTTTAGTATATTGCCAAGGGCTCTTGTCACCTATCTATCTCAACAAGGAATACCTCGAGAGCTTTTTGGCTGAGGATGGATTGGCACATTTTGAAGAGTTGGTCAAGAAGGTTCAAGGCTCTGATGCCTACCTTGCCAGTGTGAAATTTTACCCAGATGCTCAAGGCAAGGTGCACGGTATCTATCACCTAGCCCAAGGAGTCAAGACGATTTTGCCAAAAGAACCCATTGTACCTGTGCCTTATACGGAGCAGCTGGCAGGTAAGGAGCTTGTTTGGGAGATTGATTTAGTGAAGATTTCTGGTGATGGGTCCAAAGCAGAAGACTATGAATCCATCGCTCGCTTGGACTATGCAAGATTCCTAGAGTCGCTACCAGAAGCATTTTATCAGCAACTAGATGCCAATCAATTAGAAGTACAAGCCATTTTGGGAAAAAATTTTGAGGAATTGGCAGCCGTCAAGTAG
- a CDS encoding rhodanese-related sulfurtransferase — MAKDIRVLLYYLYTPIENAEQFAADHLAFCKSIGLKGRILVADEGINGTVSGDYETTQKYMDYVHSLPGMEDLWFKIDEESEQAFKKMFVRYKKEIVHLGLEDNDFDNDINPLETTGAYLSPKEFKEALLDEDTVVLDTRNDYEYDLGHFRGAIRPDIRNFRELPQWVRDNKEKFMDKRVVVYCTGGVRCEKFSGWMVREGYKDVGQLHGGIATYGKDPEVQGELWDGKMYVFDERIAVDVNHVNPTIVGKDWFDGTPCERYVNCGNPFCNRRILTSEENEDKYLRGCSHECRVHPRNRYVSENELTQAEVIERLAAIGESLDQVATV; from the coding sequence ATGGCAAAAGATATTCGTGTCTTACTTTACTACCTCTATACTCCAATTGAAAATGCAGAGCAATTTGCGGCAGATCACTTGGCTTTCTGTAAATCAATCGGTCTCAAAGGCCGTATCCTCGTCGCTGACGAGGGGATTAACGGGACTGTTTCAGGTGACTACGAAACAACTCAAAAATACATGGACTACGTTCACAGCCTCCCAGGTATGGAAGACCTCTGGTTCAAGATTGACGAAGAAAGTGAACAAGCCTTCAAGAAGATGTTTGTTCGCTACAAGAAAGAAATTGTCCACCTTGGTTTGGAAGACAATGACTTTGACAACGACATCAACCCACTTGAAACAACAGGTGCTTACTTGTCTCCAAAAGAGTTCAAAGAAGCCCTTCTTGACGAAGATACAGTGGTTCTTGACACACGTAACGATTATGAGTACGATCTAGGACATTTCCGTGGGGCTATCCGTCCAGACATCCGCAACTTCCGTGAGTTGCCACAATGGGTCCGTGACAACAAGGAAAAATTCATGGACAAGCGTGTTGTGGTTTACTGTACAGGTGGAGTTCGCTGTGAGAAATTCTCAGGCTGGATGGTCCGTGAAGGCTATAAAGATGTCGGCCAATTGCACGGAGGAATCGCAACTTACGGTAAAGACCCAGAAGTCCAAGGTGAACTTTGGGATGGGAAAATGTACGTCTTTGACGAGCGTATCGCAGTTGATGTTAACCATGTCAACCCTACCATTGTAGGGAAAGACTGGTTTGATGGAACACCATGTGAACGCTATGTTAACTGTGGAAATCCCTTCTGTAACCGTCGTATCCTAACATCAGAAGAAAATGAAGACAAGTACCTTCGTGGATGCTCACACGAGTGTCGTGTTCACCCACGCAACCGCTATGTTTCAGAAAATGAATTGACACAAGCAGAAGTAATCGAGCGCCTAGCAGCTATCGGTGAAAGCTTGGATCAAGTCGCTACTGTATAA
- a CDS encoding bacteriocin immunity protein → MTPLKWFAGGSERRCEAMTIIDHLLEDIKVAPQLAPLKNQLVIYQKRLKDDGTSTPFILSQMNVDISRVLIDNKLGLSESQAKQIKKLRELSAIRYGY, encoded by the coding sequence ATGACACCATTAAAATGGTTTGCTGGAGGAAGTGAAAGACGTTGTGAAGCGATGACCATCATTGATCATCTATTGGAAGATATAAAGGTTGCGCCTCAACTTGCTCCCCTGAAAAATCAGTTAGTGATTTATCAAAAACGATTAAAGGACGATGGAACCTCTACTCCATTTATTCTGAGCCAAATGAACGTTGACATCTCACGTGTGTTGATTGATAACAAGCTGGGTTTGTCAGAAAGTCAAGCTAAGCAAATCAAAAAATTGAGAGAATTATCTGCGATTCGCTATGGTTACTGA
- a CDS encoding CPBP family intramembrane glutamic endopeptidase, translating into MKKYRLLFKMSAVFSYLFFVFGLSQLTLIVQNYWQFSSQIGNFFWIQNILSLLFSGVMIWILVKTGHGYLFRIPREKWLWYSILIVLVVVLQISFNVQTAKHVQSTAEGWAVLIGYSGTNFAELGIYIALFFLIPLMEELIYRGLLQHAFFKDSRFALDLLLPSILFALPHFSSLPSLLDIFVFATSGIIFAGLTRYTKSIYPSYAVHVINNIVATLPFLLTFLHRVFG; encoded by the coding sequence AAAATGAGTGCTGTCTTCTCTTACCTATTTTTCGTATTTGGCCTTTCCCAGCTGACGCTTATTGTCCAAAACTATTGGCAATTTTCTTCCCAGATTGGCAATTTCTTCTGGATTCAAAATATCTTGAGTTTGCTATTTAGCGGAGTCATGATTTGGATTCTGGTTAAGACAGGGCACGGCTATCTCTTTCGCATTCCAAGAGAAAAATGGCTTTGGTATTCGATTTTGATAGTATTAGTGGTAGTGCTCCAGATCTCTTTTAACGTTCAGACAGCTAAACATGTCCAGTCAACTGCTGAAGGTTGGGCTGTATTGATTGGTTATAGTGGGACTAACTTTGCAGAGCTAGGTATCTATATAGCCCTGTTCTTTCTGATTCCACTGATGGAAGAGTTAATCTATAGAGGATTACTGCAACACGCCTTTTTTAAAGATTCGAGATTTGCTCTTGATTTGCTTCTTCCTTCTATTTTATTTGCTCTCCCTCATTTTTCAAGCCTGCCTAGTCTGTTAGATATCTTCGTCTTTGCAACATCTGGAATCATTTTTGCTGGTTTGACCCGTTATACCAAGAGCATTTATCCTTCCTATGCGGTGCATGTAATCAATAATATTGTAGCGACCTTGCCATTTTTGCTGACTTTTTTACATAGGGTGTTTGGGTAA